The DNA sequence ATAGATCGGGGTGTCATGGTCATGCCCCataattgtatttaattgtaCAATTCATAAAACGTAATCATGTAGAAATATTCGAATATCGATGAACTGAGTTAGGTAAAATCCGTTACAGACAATTCtacaataaaattgtataagtgtcaaaacattacaaataaaataaccattTATCACTTAAAAAAGGATCCTTTATTAATAACATAGCTATTTTAATATCGTAGTTTTGCAAACTAAAACATGCATTCTTCATATTTTCACCGGTGTCGTAACATGTTTGAAAGTTGTTTGAAATCGAGTATGATGTATCtctataattaattactttaaaaatagcGTCAATTCACGATTTACACCACTCGTCACCTTGACATGAAGAGATCGCCAAACGGAATGGGGCTGCTTGCACAATGATTAAATCGCTCAAACTCATGTGCACGTAGGGTCGCAAAAAGATTGATTCGGATGTGTGTGGGTGGCTGTGTTACTGTGCTGTGTTACTTTCTTACAGATAAAACCCTTGCTAGTATGTCTGTAGGTATAAACGAGGCTAATGTATGACGCACAGAGCACAAGTGAGACGACAAATGTTCGAATGAGACGTTTTTGCATAATGGATAATGGAAGATATAAGAGAAAAGGGGTCaaaatcctattaatattataaatgctaaagttggtatgtgtttgtgtatgtttgttactccttcacgctaaaacggctagacagaTTTGGATGGAATTTTGCATGttgatagctggacatttggaataacacaggctattttttatcccgattttcccACGGAATCGGAATAAAACCTTGAAATCTTTTCCGCTGGgtatagagtcatgaaatttggcacggttgtTTATACTTAATGCACCATTTATGATGCTCTGGGGAGGCTATAGACTGGctaaataatttagatttagTTTTACAAGAAACGCAGGACTTGTATTCTTGTAGTCGATCGTTTTTGTGCTAAGCGCAGGATGCTCTTACCAGACCGTCCAACCAATACATCGCCATCCAGAACACATCACCAAGATATTTTATAGCccgtaaaataagtttttttttatttcatatcgaCCAGCGAATGACCTACCTATATGTCCCCTGATTGAACCTTTACCTCATCAtgatcatcaacatcatcatcatatcagccgtaggacgtcatctgttggacataggcctccctcagaaACCTCTAtttagttgcttcggttggaagcggcctgtacCCACCGTGAACGGCTTTGACCAGGTCATCcgaccatctcgttggtggacgtcctacactacgcTTGATCCGCGGAACCTTTACCCTACTATATCgttattcaaaatatattaaaaatacatgaaGTGAATTGGCAACCCTAGCAGCAGCCCTATTGCACCAACGTCAGCAATTAGCTTATTTCGTATATAGAAGCAATCACAAACAGAGGTTGCCTACACGGAGCTGAATGACCGTGATCgtcttttatttgtttgtattctttttaactataattttaactggccgtgcgctggtgtgggacgctacctgtacagataccctggcggcgtcctacctaccagcaactaccaaatgtgcgggggcggcggcagacgcccggggacgcctcaaggtcacaaaatatagctgtctcggcgcccaatatcatttctttgctttcggcgtcgagactctaggtccttggggtaagggtgcgctggagctacacagggagctcagcaataggttaagggaggcaacaggcaaccctcgcgccggcagctttctcgcgcaaagaatctcaatcgcagttcaacgcgggaatgctgcctgcgtgatgggcaccatgccaagaggcccacctctcttttttaattaaagttttagttttagttgttttaatttagtagtagttttagtcctatggatattttgtattttattattaccataatagtaaatatcaaataatgataaatattaGAGAAGAATAATTTAATCATTATTAATCCGTAACAGATATTAACTATATGTACGTAATAACATCATTATTTGCAATAAACCTTGCACTTCTTGTGCTATCATGTAATTTAATGCTTATTTTGCATTACGCTGCGTGCAACACGTTTTTGACGTCATACtgcttttttaattgtattactAGCTGACTCAGCTAACGTTGTTCtgccatatatttttttaaagcaatcgAGCTTGTTAGTATGTTTGgatatttttcattcaaaaatactaaaatcgTGATTAGAAAATGGGGTGTGGCGGTAGGGGAATGAAAAATACTTTACGACTTATTCTCATAGCTAACAAATAtagatttaagtatattcttgttttgcttttaattattattattgaattgaactctaatttgacattctaaattctattttttattttggctgacaatttattctaatatgatttttttttgtatacatttgacgatccttttgtgaatttcttgtaattaactgacatgtgtttataatgtattttttcaaaaggttataaataaatctaatctaatttatacaaaaaaaaaacctaaaaatcgGTCGAGCCGTTTCGGAGAAGTGCGACACTAAACACCGTGACACGAATTTTTTTCATGTATGAAAACATGACATTATTTTTTCCGTACCTCGATAATTAaccggtggcctagtggtttgatctatgaaatttgtatgcgtaaatacatttcatatttaccacgagctttacggctagaaaaacgtcgtgaggaaacccacccgcacaaacctgcgaagtatgAAAATCATCGAATTTTGTAAAAAGTGAAGCCTCTCAGAACAAGTAAAAGAAATATGtgttttttaatagaaatataccatgaagtaggtacacttttatGCTAGCTCTTAAACTTGTAAAGAGCTGTTGCGATTCACGCTTGGTAAGTTTTTAAACTAAACTgaactacgagtacctacatcaGACCAAAACAAATTTAGTGGCTATCAGCAAAACGTGTCAAATCACATTGAATAATCTTCCAATATCTCACGCCACCCAAATTATAGCTGTAACAATCGTCAAGCACGACGATCAAGCCATTACTAGTAATTAATCAGGTTAAAATGCACTTGTCCTAAATTTAACCTGTAAATgttaaaattagattttgtataaatacatacatgtttatttcTTTGGTCCCCTTATGCAGCTTTAATACAATTGTTGATTTAACCCTATAAGAACTTAACCTCGCAAGCCTCAAGCAATGTTCTAAATTTAGGACACGTGTGGACACGTCAACTTGTTGTTTTACTGATtgaaattaagtttaaaattctaataatcTAAGTTTGACGTAGATCTTGCGAGTTTGAATGccaataaatagtttttaaaatgcTTCTTAGCACGGCGACCTCATAAAATGAAGTCAAAACACGCAATAACCGTAATTTAGTAAATTATTTGAacctcaaattcaaattatgaCTGAATTAACAATTGAGGTTAAGCATTGTGTGCTCAATGTACTGGAATCCATTGTTTCAGTGTATCAAAGATGAATTAATTAGTCATTAATAATGAGTCATTATCTCATTGAACATGTACCAGCATTAATTCGTTGAACTTATTATTAGACTGGAATATTAACATAGAACCTTTaggccgagtttagacttgcaagaaaaatcgtgcaagttgcattacattgcgaggccgtaaagccaacgagtttgtagtggtcaataaGCAgggccgcaatgtaatgcaacttgcacgatttttcatgCCATTGCACGCCGAATACAGAAAATTGTTGCTCTGGTAACGAATCTTCCTGACAATTTCTTGAGAAAATAGTGTGTTGTTTTCCCCCTGCCTTCCGCACCGCAAAACTGGagactaggtttttttttgggtaaAATCGCATTAAGAGTCAATAAATATGTCCTGGCTTGCTTCTGTTTATATATCtaggtatttttagtttttaaattttatatgaggtgctttataggagacGGGGCGCGCACTCGGGAAAATTCATTATAGACGACTGGGAAGAGAGAGCCCAGACAGTGCTGGACTCTCACCggcttaaaaaacttaaaaagacCCTGGAGCTTACTACGGAGACGAAAGGGTTGGAAGGGTTTCTTATCTACCCATAGTGTCTTGCTTCATAGAAGTTAGTCGTAGTTGCTAACGGAAAGCGCTGCTGCTCACTCTGGCAGAAGAAATCCACGAGAAGAGATTGGTCCGGTTAAAACCAGACGcggcaagtcgaataaaaataaaatatagcgtAACAATAGGCGCAAATTCGTTAAACGACGCCAATATCGTTATATAAAGTGTGAAACAAGCATGGGATAGGATAAACCATCTCTCCCATGCGTTTTCACACATCGTTGAGTTCCCATTGAAACGGTGCCTATTATACAATAGCCATTGTACATTACATTGAAAATTAGCCCATGGATGTGCATTGTTTCCACGATCTAGTGCGTGAAAAGCGGCGATTTTTCAATGGTTTACTAGGTGAATTTGATATGGAAACCTGGTGTTGTAATTTTTTGACCAATTTCGGAAGTTAAAGTTCCAAATAGGCGATTATTAATTCTGCTCGTAGAATGTAAAATAAACATcagtattacaaaaaatatctgTGTTCTGGATTTAACATTTCTTAGTAGTACCTATACCAGTTTTCGTACGcactttattttactttttaacgtGGCCTAAATAataacgatttcaatgaaatatgtaAGAGCTCTTGAAACGGAAACTCGATCTAGTTAGATCTCATCTTTGGGAAAACTTGTTTTAGTCCTAGTCATTTTATCTTTAATGTGTGTTACCATCGTTGGAAGAATTTGTTGAAATATATCTGGAAAGACACCAACCAGATACACTACGTACCTGGgccaatcatttttttttacccacactaatctgtccgcaacatttttcaaacaattgcagatttttgtcagTAAACATGtcttttctgtaatttaatagatggtgtacatgaatacatgccatactacgtaagttcaacctattaaaccgtgaaatatcttgttgcaagtacgattttttggtaacaccagagacaattttggtaacgcaggagacgcccaaagtgtcggtaaaatagttgattggcccacctacCTAATCGACGTGCTGAATAATTTAATCAACgaatttttctttgtttcagaTTGGTCCAGACATCTCACTTACGAGAAAATATACAATGATACAAACTACGTCCAAATAAGGCACACCCCAAGGCCATATATTTTGCCAAATGCACATATTGCACACACACCATTCGAGTACACCATAAATTATACCAATCCCTTTAGTTCTAGTGATAGAGATACATATTTAGATGATGCCAAAGATAATGAGTTAGAATATGAAGAATTTgcatttaagaatataaaaacaGTTAATAATAAAGACCAGCTGCTAGTTGGGGTTGCACATGATCCGTTCAGGTATTCAGTGCCTGAAGCAGATTACCTTAAAGGAGTCAGGTATTTGTAATTCATAGACAtacaatgtctaattttaattatagtacTAAGTACTTAGTAACTCACTGGAGTTCAATAGAGAATATGCATAAAACACAAATTTACCCATAAATAAGTTCCCTCCGGCCGCGTGGAGTCGGGCTACGAGGAAATTTCTCccttatcattaaaaaaattaactaaaacaaatgaCTTATAAATCATCAGTATCTATTGAAATCTAAGGAATATATGAGCGAATGAAGATTGCATTACATCTTTTTCTAGAAAAATCTAACAAATGTAAAAATCCTTGCATGCTGCCAATTTCTAACAACGGtgtttataaataatacgaGCATCTCAAGATGACAAGCTTACAGCTTTTTACTTGCTTTGGAGACTATACGGACGggaacgtagtgtagggcgtcctgaggcactgTGGACGCACGACCTTAAGAGAGTCGCTGGCGGCGAATGGATGCGAGGgactgaagacagagtgttgtggcacgccatggaagaggcctatgtccagcagtggactgctgtaggctgatgatgatgatgatgatgatctcgcTATGTTTGAGTAACGTTGGTGTTTATTCCCTGGTTATTCCCCCTTTCAAACATATCAATTAGTTTATTGATGATCACGATAATAAGCGTATAATTAATGAACCAAACTTCAAAGCCAAAACATGTCACTAGAAATATCTGAATATAAAATAACGATAAATCGCATGTCATAAGAGGATGCTACATTAATTCCGTGAATTACGACATTATCAGCAACAAAAAAAACGAGACCTGCTTCACTACAAAAACAGCTTACGATTATATTCGAATAAAGGCCAATATTACAGAGACCATGTCGTTCTACACCCTGTGTATTAAAACTGGCTTTTGCCTCCGACTGCGTTTGCAATGCTGACAATGTGGAAGGAAGGCAAAAGTCAATTGCTTGTAATTATTTTCCGGGGTTAAGGGTATTTCCCACTATTAATGGGTGCCGTCTTGCTAAGTTACCTACCAGTCAGTACGAGTTTGTATGATATTTCGATATCTCAACTCAAGACTTAATTAGGAACCTGTCGCACCTGTATTCACCTGTAGCACTCAACCTTGACGCTGACACAATTGTCCCATtgtacctcatcatcatcatcatatcagccgtaggacgtccaccataaacctccagttgcttcggttggaagcgacctgcATCAACCGTGAGCCTGCTTCAACCAGGTTATCCacccatctcgttggtagatCCTACGCTGTTCGTGCCGGTCCGCGGTTGCTATtgaagaacttttcggccccaacgaccatttGTTCTTCTTATTATATGAATATTAcctacccattgccacttcaatgagctaatccgcttggctagtcggtgaccctcgttcttctacgtatctcctcttTTCTGATTTTCCATTGTACAGAAGCCATTTCAAAAATAATCGTTTTACAGAAACATCAACCCGCAGACTTTTGGTAAAGGCGAGAATCGCGGCAAACGTGGGGTCCTGCATCTATACAATATGATGTACTGTGCGACTGGCTGTGACCCTTTGTCCTACAAGGGCTATGGGTGCTACTGTGGCTTCCTAGGATCGGGGAGACCCACTGACGGAATCGACAGGTCAGTTATGATTTTATTTGAAGATGCACATATGGTAAGTGGATTAAGCAGCAATGACCATTCTACgatgtttattatattatactcaTGTTTTATTAACGCGTCTCCCTCAGCGGACAGCGGTCCATCGTTTGAAGCATCTAAATGCTGTGCTCATTAATGTAAATGCGAGAGATTTTCTTGGTTGTTTTGTTTCACTTATACCTGTATACATAATCTTCATTGCAATGCTATTTTAAAATCAAGAACTTGTTTacatttttgctaaaaaaaacatttaatacgGATAGGTACGTTTTGGCACCACACCTCTACCGGTTTGCCtagtaaataaaattagtgATAATACCTATGCAATAACAAAATGTCAGAACAACAAGAATTAATAATACCACACACTGGTTAGTTGTTCTAAATTGGTATCTCGACCTTGTTATCTTCCTTGTTTGGTGTAGCCAGTAGCTAGAGTCTAGCTAGAGTTTAGTATTAACTAAACTGATGTAATCCCTAGCGGGCGCCGTAACCTTCTATTCCCATCTCATTGCCTAAATGTTTTACGTGACGTCAGTGATattatacgtctcactgcaggacacagggctcctctcagaatgagagcgctTGAGAATAGTTACCAACGcaggctcagtgcggattgtaAACTGTgcataccattgaatttcttcgcaggtatgtgcaagTATTTGTCCCTTCACTGtgaagctcatggtaaatttcaaatgtaatttcgcacattccATAAAATTCATAGGTGCGCTCAGGCCGCCACGCAGGCAGGTCAGGCAGCCAGGCTCAAACCCatgactctctgcttgagaagccataggtcaaaccactaagctactaCGGTTTctactaggtcaattagtgtcaactgTTGCATGATATCTATAGATATATGTCTTTACAGATGCTGCAAGATGCATGATCAATGTTACGAGAACATCTATTGCCCATTCTACACGGTCTACTTCCAACCGTACTACTGGAAGTGCCATCGCGGGGAGCCTCTTTGTGCCCTGGAGAATTACAGCAGCCAGCATCAGTTCGTGAACGGGTGCGCAGCGAGGCTGTGTGAGTGCGACAGGCAGTTCGCCATGTGCGTGAGAAGATACCCCTGTCCAAGGAGACGGGCCCTATGCAGGTCCTCACCGCTTCGTTTGCTGCAAAACTTGTTGATGTTCCGGTAGAAATATTCTGCTAAGTATTGTTTAAAGACTCGTGATACAGGGACATAAGTGACATGTATGTATACGCAGGGCCGAATTCAAAGGTGGTCATCTGTGGCTACATAGGACGGCcgctacaataaaaaattaacccgTCTCTATCCACCAATAGTCCCTATTTTGGCGCTGCCTTATTAGAAAATGAAGATTTCTTGTTTGTATAGGGGCATTTGAGAGCAAGTCTTTGTAGGAGGGGCCAACATCTGACGTGTTAAAAGAATATCCAAATTTAGACGGATCAGCAATTCTTCCGTTTTTTTCGAGCTGTCTTTTTCGGCCTGGACTGCTTCGTTGTCCTGAGATCTTCAGACCTCTCAATCCGGGGGCCTaactatgtatatgtatgtaaggACTCCAGAACAGCTTGAAATATCAAAACACAACATTAACGATTTTTGGATTCTGTAGGAGATTTTGCTAATTGTGGTGTACCCACGCTATACAAGGTATATGGTAGGTATATAGACGTAGGCATGGAGTATATTTAAGTGAGATTGATTACAATGctactttttaatataaataaatatgtaaaggGCCGCGATTCTAGGTGTAATCGAAATATCAATGTCTATCGTGAGATTGTATGATAGATAGATCTTGCTGGCCCAAAGAAACGAGGCCTTTAAAATAGCAGTCAAAAATGTTCGCCGTAgagataataaaaaatgaaagtttcatcatcattagtCTAGTCTTCGttcaaataagttttattataaaacaataaaatcgaACATATtctcaatgtaaataaaattatcttaaGTTGTTTGTTGATCTGGCCTACATGATCAAATACCTTTTAAGAAACTTGAGACGTAAAGGCCATATAAAagttaagtatgtttataataTTCGCACTTGTGTAAAGTAGAAAAGAGTTGAGAAACTAAAATTATCTTTTACTTAGCCCGTCGCGCGACCAACAACTTTTTTGGGTGATTTTGGATTTCTGGTAAGTACCGTCACCTGctataatatctgccacagtggagcgtgcaaagatatctgacacgtcctaccgaccctagaaattTATGATTATCAGAATCagatgcacgctttgttgtgtcagatattgtagCTGTCAGATAACATGCAGTCATGTTAAAAGGTGATCGAAACTCTTAACAAAAATTGGCGAATCATGAATAGTTACGCACCGCTGTGGCGCGCGGGGCATCACAACACTACGAGTAGGTAATTACtatcatttttaaacaaaaactttgaATTTGCAATGTTTTTAGTATGTAAGCTGTTGTCAAATCTTAGAAATCTAATTTTGCCCACTATTGATTGGGTAAGtatgcagtttagatgacaatgcaagtacaattgacaataagtacagtcagcacagAAGTATTGTAAAGTAAATGAGTAGGTATGTACTTTCATATTTTAATAGGTATGGCATGACAAGAGATGTATTCACATATTGGTAAGTCACTCTTTTATATTATACACGGCATAAAATTGTGACACTTACTTTGTTATTATTAGATAAAGTTGGTGATATTTATTAGCATGAATTATTAATGAACAAAAAGTCGATTTTATACCAGTAAAGTGGCAATAAAtgtaaatttcctttttttgctCAGACAGTCGCAAATTATTCACGATGATATAATAAgctatttatatatgtattaacaaacaaaaactaTAATTGGCGTCATGTTATGATTTTAGTCCAAATGTAAATTGATTAGTAgaacatattttaattagtaGGTAATCGACATCTCCCGTgtccaaaaatataaatgaactacaaacaattactttactc is a window from the Choristoneura fumiferana chromosome 13, NRCan_CFum_1, whole genome shotgun sequence genome containing:
- the LOC141434186 gene encoding uncharacterized protein encodes the protein MECTEFVSNSNCCGTKFIRKRWKLNSLETIYAGLIVYLVPSVVCETDWSRHLTYEKIYNDTNYVQIRHTPRPYILPNAHIAHTPFEYTINYTNPFSSSDRDTYLDDAKDNELEYEEFAFKNIKTVNNKDQLLVGVAHDPFRYSVPEADYLKGVRNINPQTFGKGENRGKRGVLHLYNMMYCATGCDPLSYKGYGCYCGFLGSGRPTDGIDRCCKMHDQCYENIYCPFYTVYFQPYYWKCHRGEPLCALENYSSQHQFVNGCAARLCECDRQFAMCVRRYPCPRRRALCRSSPLRLLQNLLMFR